One stretch of Lucilia cuprina isolate Lc7/37 chromosome 6, ASM2204524v1, whole genome shotgun sequence DNA includes these proteins:
- the LOC111675719 gene encoding protein ALP1-like codes for METVFPIYSESEFKMHFRISRSLFDALCSKFEESAIFLNLRKDKRLSAREHLAVFLWFAGHEGTSFRDLSDRFNISTSTVSIIIDRVCNFLSNMSPDIIKWPNEEQKVTSSTAFKNKCGFSKVIGCIDGTHITIDPPLNLKNQYIDRKGNVSICMQGICNEKKKFISIFVGYPGSSHDSWIYQNSPIFNRINSYCGDYYLLGDSAYPCSKHLVTPYRDNGHLTNIQKTFNIKLSSARVSIEHTFGILKQRFRQLYYCKLKGVKKLCHFIRACCVLHNIASENDLDFIYENSETNSHEVVILPQEEHITGNAFRQLICSEIQ; via the exons ATGGAAACCGTGTTCCCGATTTACAGTGAATCAGAATTCAAAATGCACTTCAGAATTTCAAGAAGCCTTTTTGATGCGTTGTGCAGTAAATTTGAAGAAAGTGCTATCTTCCTTAATCTCCGCAAAGACAAACGTCTGTCAGCAAGGGAACACTTAGCTGTGTTTTTATGGTTTGCCGGCCATGAAGGGACAAGTTTTAGAGACCTATCAGATAGATTTAATATATCAACATCTACTGTGAGTATAATAATCGATAGAGTCTGCAACTTCCTCAGCAATATGAGTCCAGATATTATAAAATGGCCCAATGAGGAACAAAAAGTTACATCAAGTacagcttttaaaaataaatgtggcTTTTCCAAAGTAATag GATGTATAGATGGAACCCATATTACCATCGATCcacctttaaatttaaaaaaccaaTACATAGACCGAAAAGGAAATGTTTCGATTTGTATGCAAGGGATAtgcaatgaaaagaaaaaatttataagtattttcGTAGGATACCCCGGCTCATCACATGACAGTTGGATTTACCAAAACTCaccaatttttaatagaattaattCTTATTGTGGCG ATTATTATCTCTTAGGAGATTCAGCTTATCCGTGTAGCAAACATCTAGTTACACCATACAGAGATAATGGCCACTTAACAAATATCCAAAAAACATTCAATATTAAGCTTAGTTCTGCAAGAGTTTCAATCGAACATACATTTGGCATTTTGAAACAACGTTTTCGACAGCTTTATTATTGCAAGTTAAAAGGTGTAAAGAAGTTATGTCATTTTATTAGAGCCTGCTGTGTATTACACAATATCGCATCGGAAAATGATCTggattttatatatgaaaattcaGAAACTAATTCACATGAAGTAGTAATATTGCCTCAAGAAGAACATATTACAGGAAATGCTTTTAGACAGCTTATTTGTTCCGAAATCcaataa